In the genome of Triticum urartu cultivar G1812 chromosome 5, Tu2.1, whole genome shotgun sequence, one region contains:
- the LOC125508954 gene encoding glycolipid transfer protein 1-like, producing MAETVFAPCLEGMKHVRSDSGVMLAKPFLDVCKQILPVLDKFGAAMAIVKSDIGGNITRLENKYSSDPTKYEHLYTMVQEEVEKKTAKGSSSCTNGLLWLTRAMDFLVELFRNLLDHPDWTMSQACTDSYTKTLKKWHGWLASSSFTVAMKLAPNKDKFMEVISGTGDIKADIEKFCTTFYPFLKENHDFLASVGLDDMKAS from the exons ATGGCCGAGACGGTGTTCGCTCCGTGTTTGGAAGGGATGAAGCACGTCAGGTCGGACAGCGGGGTCATGCTCGCCAAGCCCTTCCTTGATGTCTGCAAGCAAATCTTGCCTGTCCTGG ATAAATTTGGTGCTGCTATGGCAATTGTGAAGAGTGATATTGGAGGTAATATCACG AGGTTGGAGAACAAGTACTCTTCAGACCCGACAAAATATGAGCACTTGTACACCATGGTCCAAGAAGAAGTTGAAAAGAAGACCGCAAAAGGTTCATCAAGCTGCACAAATGGACTTCTAtggctcacgag GGCTATGGACTTCCTTGTTGAACTGTTCCGTAATCTGCTTGACCATCCAGACTGGACTATGAGTCAAGCATGTACTGATTCATACACAAAAACTCTGAAGAAATGGCATGGCTGGCTCGCCAGCTCCAGTTTTACG GTGGCTATGAAGCTTGCTCCTAACAAAGATAAATTTATGGAGGTAATTAGTGGAACGGGTGACATCAAAGCAGACATTGAGAAATTCTGCACCACCTTTTATCCCTTTCTTAAGGAGAATCATGACTTCCTG GCCAGTGTTGGACTCGATGACATGAAGGCTTCTTGA
- the LOC125508953 gene encoding RNA-binding protein 42-like — protein MWTQSISPASVSAQFPYPATAAAAAPSYFPVPFHLQTSQYPTWPTVAPAQPAPAYNAVYPMPQVQQAQQLFQRDSQIISPEALATVKAAIADNDKDKKVEANKKAVPRKAAGQCWEDPTLADWPENDFRLFCGDLGNEVNDDVLTKTFSKYPSFNMAKVIRDKSTGKTKGYGFVSFANASDLAAALKDMNGKYVGNRPIKLRKSTWKSRIDYEALLKPKTRPQKKLKVQPRSVLHK, from the exons ATGTGGACGCAGTCCATCTCGCCCGCCTCCGTGTCCGCGCAGTTCCCCTACCCTGCTACCGCCGCGGCGGCGGCCCCGTCGTACTTCCCCGTGCCCTTCCACCTCCAGACTTCGCAGTACCCCACCTGGCCGACGGTGGCCCCCGCGCAGCCGGCGCCGGCGTACAACGCCGTCTACCCCATGCCCCAAGTCCAGCAG GCACAACAACTGTTCCAGAGAGACTCGCAGATAATCAGCCCTGAGGCTCTCGCCACTGTGAAGGCTGCTATTGCAGATAATGACAAAGACAAGAAAGTTGAAGCAAACAAAAAGGCAGTCCCTCGAAAGGCAGCTGGGCAATGCTGGGAGGATCCGACGTTAGCTGACTGGCCTGAAA ATGACTTCCGTTTGTTTTGTGGTGATCTTGGAAATGAAGTGAATGATGATGTTCTGACCAAGACTTTTTCAaaatatccatccttcaacatgGCTAAG GTTATACGGGATAAGTCTACCGGTAAAACTAAAGGCTACGGGTTCGTTAGTTTTGCCAATGCATCGGATCTTGCAGCAGCACTGAAAGACATGAACG GTAAATATGTTGGAAATCGACCAATCAAGCTACGGAAGAGCACATGGAAGAGTAGAATAGACTACGAAGCTTTGCTGAAGCCGAAG ACTCGGCCACAGAAGAAGCTCAAAGTGCAACCAAGAAGTGTTTTACACAAGTGA